One Orcinus orca chromosome 8, mOrcOrc1.1, whole genome shotgun sequence genomic window, AGGTGATGCGCCAGAGGCTCTCAGCCACGGGTCTGGCTTCACTGAGCTCTGTCCTGGTGACAGAGGCCTCAACGGGCCACGTAAGGAAGGGGAACAGTCCACGCAGAGGAGGTCACTCCATTCACAGTCCAGAGGGCCACGAAGAGGTAGGTCATACCATCTCCTCCAGGTGCAGCGAGGACCCACACCGCTGCTAGCATCCTTAGCTGGTGGTGCCCAGCGAGGGCTGTGGGGAGGCCGACTGGCTCAGGGTCACGCTGGGGAAGCTGGTGACAAAGCTCTCCCACCTTCTCCTTATCTTCTGCAAGACAGGAGGGACCGAGATCAGGGCCCAGGTCTCTGGACTGGGTGGTGGGCTTCAGGTGCTGTTCCACCTACAGCCACGAGGTGGTGGTAGACCCCAGAGACAGAAGCATGGCTCACTAGCCACCCTTCCTCCTAGAGGAAGCCGGCAGCTCCCACCCAGGGGGGCCGGATCACCCCCTTTCCCGGGGGAGAGGGGAGCACAAGATGTAACCCTGGGGAAGTTGTACTGGCTGATCTCTTGCCTCCAGCAAAATCCACCCATCCAGCACGCTGACAGATTGATCATCTCGGAACAGCTCTGACCGTATCACCCACCTGCTCTAAAACCTTCCCTGACTCCCCAGTGCCTATGGGATAAATGCCAAAGGCCTTCAGGCCCCCTTGAAATACAGTTCTTGGATATCTCTCTCTCCAGGCCCTTCCCCAGACAGCTCTGTTATCTTTTTGATCTACAGCCCCATACATTTctgcctctgagcctttgctGCCCTGGGTCCTGCTCCTGGggacctccccctcccctctagcACTCCTCCATCCACCAGCCCTCAGCCAAACCTGTTGATATTGCCTCAGCCACCactggctgccttcttgctgggCTTGGATCAGCTGCTCTGTGTCCCCCAGGCTCCCTGGCAGTTGCTCCTGCCCGGGGGCGTCCAGCCTTTCTGGGCCTCCGTCTGAGGACCTGGACTTCTTACGACCCTGTCTGAGGCTCAGCGCCCGGCGCAGTTGGCCTGTCAGGGGCCTCCCGCAGGGCTCCTGGAGCTTGCTATAGGAGGGCCGTGGTCCTCGCAAGGACTGGCTGCGTAGCCCTGTAcccatggttctggaggctgctggCACAGAACTGCTCCAGCCCCTTGGCGAGCCCCtggccttctgagatggcctGGTGCCTCCACCCACCTGACAGGAGCTCACTTGGGGACAAAGGTTGGTGCTGCTGAGGTGGCCGTTGTAAACCAAAGGGCGGGTGGAGAGGCGGTGTTGTGGGTGACTCAGGGATGCTTGACCTCGGTGGCctgccctcctcttcctcctccaggcagccttccctgaccaccccaccACAAAGATCTTGCCCTCCCCTGAACTCCTGTAGTCCTGGCTGTCCAGACTCATTTCGTTGACAGAACAGATGGCTCAACAGCAAAACAGAGACAGGCTTTTAAGAAATAGGACAGCTCCAACCTAGAActgtcaaattcacagagacagaagggagcatggtggttgccagggcctggggggaaTGGCAAGTTGCTTAATGgctatagagtttcagttttgcaaggtgagAAACTTCTGGAGgttggttgtacaacaatgtgaacatATATAACGCTACTGAATTGTACATGTAAAAGTGGctaagatggtacattttatgtttctgtattttttttgctacaattggaaatttaaaaaaagaaagaaagaaaaaagaaacaggatagTTCTAGGCTGGAAGTTAGGAGACTTGGGTTTTTTCCAGGCCTAGCTCTGCCCCTAATTTTCCAGCACAGAA contains:
- the C8H11orf86 gene encoding uncharacterized protein C11orf86 homolog, with amino-acid sequence MGTGLRSQSLRGPRPSYSKLQEPCGRPLTGQLRRALSLRQGRKKSRSSDGGPERLDAPGQEQLPGSLGDTEQLIQAQQEGSQWWLRQYQQKIRRRWESFVTSFPSVTLSQSASPQPSLGTTS